One Sanguibacter sp. HDW7 DNA window includes the following coding sequences:
- the mraZ gene encoding division/cell wall cluster transcriptional repressor MraZ produces MLLGTYTPRLDDKGRLLLPAKFRGQLASGLVMTRGQERCLYLLPMEEFRRMYEQIRLAPVTSKQSRDYLRVLLSGASDEIPDKQGRISIPAPLREYASLDRDLAVIGMGTRVEIWDGPTWESYLAEQESGYADTAEEVLPPFPF; encoded by the coding sequence CTGCTGCTCGGGACGTACACGCCCCGGCTCGACGACAAGGGTCGTCTCCTTCTCCCCGCGAAGTTCCGCGGACAGCTCGCCTCCGGCCTCGTCATGACCCGCGGCCAGGAGCGCTGCCTCTACCTCCTGCCCATGGAGGAGTTCCGCCGGATGTACGAGCAGATCCGCCTCGCCCCCGTGACGAGCAAGCAGTCGCGCGACTACCTCCGCGTCCTCCTCTCGGGCGCGAGCGACGAGATCCCCGACAAGCAGGGCCGCATCTCGATCCCCGCACCGCTGCGCGAGTACGCGAGCCTCGACCGCGACCTCGCCGTCATCGGCATGGGCACGCGCGTCGAGATCTGGGACGGCCCGACGTGGGAGTCATACCTCGCCGAGCAGGAGTCCGGCTACGCCGACACCGCTGAGGAGGTGCTGCCCCCGTTCCCGTTCTGA
- a CDS encoding MoxR family ATPase — MRTTPPTPDELSEITSTCDEIRARLSHVLSGKPQVVMTTIAVLLAEGHLLVEDVPGVGKTTLARALARTIRGTVGRVQFTPDLLPGDLTGMTIYRTHDGTFEFRPGPIFANVVIGDEINRASPKTQSALLQCMEERQVTVDGATHELPRPFLVVATQNPIEMEGTYPLPEAQRDRFTACISVGYPSADAELEMLERRETIDPLDELEPVTDVATLGRFIDVVHRVFAADAVKRYAIDLVRTTREDPDVRLGASPRASVQLLRVARSVAALSGREYVTPDDVQMLATAVLAHRLVVNPSARASGRSATDIVAGVLARVPVPTPARR; from the coding sequence GTGAGGACGACACCGCCGACGCCCGACGAGCTCAGCGAGATCACGAGCACCTGCGACGAGATCCGCGCGCGGCTCTCGCACGTGCTCTCAGGCAAGCCCCAGGTCGTCATGACGACGATCGCCGTGCTCCTCGCCGAGGGCCACCTCCTCGTCGAGGACGTCCCCGGCGTCGGCAAGACGACCCTCGCGCGCGCCCTCGCCCGCACCATCCGCGGCACCGTCGGGCGCGTGCAGTTCACGCCCGACCTCCTGCCCGGCGACCTCACCGGCATGACGATCTACCGCACGCACGACGGCACGTTCGAGTTCCGCCCCGGACCGATCTTCGCCAACGTCGTCATCGGCGACGAGATCAACCGAGCCTCGCCCAAGACGCAGTCAGCCCTCCTGCAGTGCATGGAGGAGCGCCAGGTCACGGTCGACGGCGCGACCCACGAGCTCCCGCGCCCGTTCCTCGTCGTCGCGACGCAGAACCCCATCGAGATGGAGGGCACCTACCCCCTCCCTGAGGCGCAGCGCGACCGCTTCACCGCCTGCATCTCCGTCGGCTACCCGTCCGCGGACGCCGAGCTCGAGATGCTCGAGCGCCGCGAGACCATCGACCCGCTCGACGAGCTCGAGCCCGTCACCGACGTCGCGACGCTCGGCCGCTTCATCGACGTCGTCCACCGCGTCTTCGCCGCGGACGCCGTCAAGCGCTACGCGATCGACCTCGTCCGCACGACGCGCGAGGACCCGGACGTCCGCCTCGGCGCCTCGCCCCGCGCGTCCGTCCAGCTGCTCCGCGTCGCCCGTTCGGTCGCCGCGCTCAGCGGCCGCGAGTACGTCACGCCCGACGACGTCCAGATGCTCGCGACCGCGGTCCTCGCGCACCGCCTCGTCGTCAACCCGTCCGCCCGCGCCTCGGGCCGCAGCGCCACCGACATCGTCGCCGGGGTGCTCGCCCGCGTCCCCGTCCCCACGCCCGCTCGCCGATGA